GGGAACTTTATGTGGCAACATTTGATTTGAAATCAAACGTAGGACTTTACCTGACGGCTCACGAGCTTGGTGATAGCAATAAACGTGGCGCAGCCCTTATAAAATTACAGAAAATTGTCAATAATGCAGGGTTTGAGCGGACGGAGGGTGAACTTTCAGACTATATACCAATGCTGCTTGAGTTCCTTGCTGTTGCATCGTGGGATTCACAACACGAACGCCTTAAACGGCGACTTGCTGTTGCTGTTCAAAGGATGCTGACACATATGCCTGAAAATAATCCGTATATTGCTATTCTATTAATGCTAATGGAGCATGTATTTCCAGCCCCAAACAAAGAAGAAGTTGAGAAG
This Virgibacillus phasianinus DNA region includes the following protein-coding sequences:
- the narJ gene encoding nitrate reductase molybdenum cofactor assembly chaperone, with translation MEQQERALLAITSRLLTYPNDRFMVEQKDIKTCIMENIESLPLLMDLEKALTPLNSLTLKELRELYVATFDLKSNVGLYLTAHELGDSNKRGAALIKLQKIVNNAGFERTEGELSDYIPMLLEFLAVASWDSQHERLKRRLAVAVQRMLTHMPENNPYIAILLMLMEHVFPAPNKEEVEKLEFEREDADLEELPYPIMYS